Genomic DNA from Corylus avellana chromosome ca4, CavTom2PMs-1.0:
tttggtttcttgagggcAAAAATCAACTGGGTTTCTATTTCTGCAAGTAAGATTGCTTTACTTGAACCAGATGAAGTGCAGAAGTGCAGACGATTGCTCAACGTTGTTCATTTTATTGTGAGAAAATGGCTTGTGTCCAGATGAAgtgcagaagaagaagatggcgGAGAAGAAGAACAGAGAAATAATGGAGATGACTGCATGAAAagatgtgagaggagagagagtgtttTTCTTATGACTATAATAATCATAAAGAATGCAATAGTGGAACCAAAAATATTGGGTTTTAAGCTGTTGGTTTGAGGAACCATATAAAGAGCCCATTGAGAGtgagtttttgtaattttttttttttttttttgacatattcccTAAACTAACGGAGTGCTGAAAATGCATTGAAGGTATCCTAAAAGGTTATCAAGTTTGCCAACCCATGGCCCATAGAAGGTGCGGAATTCTGAAGGCCCTCATCTGACGGTCCAGATTCCACTAgaccacttatatatataaataaaacccAATTTAAATTCCCGCTCCTGTTTCCAAATTCTTGTAACGAACTTAACCAACAGAGAAACCGAACGCTTTCTTTTCCCGCTCAAAAATCCAGGCCTCTGATTGATCACTTTCCCGAGAAAATCAATCCAAGAAAAAACCAACCATGGCCAGAACAAACTCTCTCAGTGCCACTATTTTTAACCATCCGCCATACAGACTGCGTACGAGCATCATCCTTTACTTGCGGTTTATGCGTATCTGCTACGGGATCATCCTAGCGGTCTTCCTCTTCCTCATTTATAAATTCCAACATCAAGCCTCTGCAGGTATCGCCTCTGGCTCCGGGGAGGTGTTTCGCTTTCCGGAGACCCGTTCCACGTACGATCGAATGGAGAATTACTTAAAGATCTACATATACCGGGACAGAGACCCCGGCGCGTACTTTCAGTCGCCGAGGGAGCTGACGGGGATGTACGGGAGCGAGGCCTACTTCTTCAAGAATATAAAGGAGAGTCGCTTCCTCACCACAAATCCTCTTAAGGCTCACCTTTTCTTTATTCCCATTTCTTGGCATCAAATGCGCACCCGGGTACGTACATTAATTTCATCAATTTCATTTTGCAATTTTACAATCTGCACTAAAAACAGTAGGTGCCAGATTTTGAAACATATTTCAAAATCTCATCGCTCAGATTTCGCAATGttccataaatagagaattctctgtttatatatgtatgtgtgtgtaggtgtatatatatatatatatatatatatatatatatatatattgtattgtattgttCTAATTAAAGAATGGCAACACTTAATTTTATTCTTGCTTTTCAGAATATGCATATTATATACTCAATTGATTCCGGATGTAATTCAATCTACGGCTTCACAAAATCTCATATTTTGATACTAGTGTTTGAATTGGAGCAGGACATTGTGGTTTGACAACCGAGAGAGATTAATTAGAGAAAAGATAGATGtcatttttgagaaattcatGTGTGCAATGGTCAACAGTCTGTGTGATTTCTAAGCTAATCCTTTCAATGCTTAGGAGGACCAAAGAAAGAGGAGGGAATCAAATGATGAGTTAGGAAATCACATATTGTTGAGCTTAGTTGGAAATATTTGTGTGGAATCAAATCAGTAATGCTAATTGCAAAATGTCTGTGCGTCCTTATTTATACAAAAAATGTGGTACTTAAATATGCtaacatgaaaaatatataagaaatattcaATTTACAGGCATGTATGCTTTGAAGACTCATTTGTCTTATAcaaattgtaagtattttggtTAATTCTCGTTTTGAgagtttttctctctttctgatATGTGTTTGTGCATACTTTGTGGAATTCAGGGAACATCTTATGAGAAAATGATCACTATAGTTGAGAATTATGTCCAGGGCTTAATCTCAAAGTACCCCTTCTGGAACCGAACTGATGGAGCTAATcacttttttttgatatgtcatGACATTGGTTTGGAGGTTGCTGAAGGAGTTCCAGTATTTATTAAGAAGAATTTAATTCGACTTGTGTGTCCAGCTACCTATGAAACTCATTCTCTTCCATTCAGAGATATTCCCCTCCCTCCagtaaatcaatcattttctcaTCCACCTGGAGGAAATGACCTCTTTCATGTTAATAGGTAACTTCATCTCTGGGAAGGTTTTCTTAATTGAGGTTCAATGTAGTTTTTATAGTAGTTAGCTGTTGTTCATTGCAGAGATCATTCAGAGGTTCAATATAGTTTTCCAAACAAGTATTTCATACCATGTATTTCAATATAGAATGTACAGATAGAATATTGAAGTGGGTGTTTGTTGCAGTACTACTTGTTATAATGGTTTGAGACTTTGACTTGGGGTTAATTCTAAAGCTTGCTCTCTATCTAATGAAGTCTTCTCTAACACTATGGTATATGTGTAGTCTTCATCCCTGGGCAGGCATTCCCAATTCTAAAATAAGAGCAAGTCTGGAACAACAGTGGAAAGATGTTACCGAACTTGAATCTGAACGTGTGTGGAATGATACTGCTGAAGGATATCTGCTACTTCATGACAAAATTCACAGGACTAAGTTCTGCATATGCCCTCATGGATTCCCAGCCAATACTGCCCTTATAGCAGACTCCATCCGTTATGGATGTATTCCTGGTAACATATCATGCATCTTCCCACGGGGTTCTTTTATGCAATGGCTTTATACATGTTACACTTTTGCATCTGTTATACCATCCACAAGAATGTTTGCTACATATTTTTTCGTTCTCCCTACAAATCAAACTGGTTTCATGCAACATGTTACATAGCACATAGgggttttctaatttttccaaattaaGAGTAACACTATTTAGTACATAAAGGATGATTTATGACGTGGTGGAAAAAATTAGTCCTTGAATCACActttgtaaaaaacaaaaactatagaTAAATAAAGGCTGATTTTTACGGCCTCATCATTCAGCTGTATTTCAAACACATACAAAACATGCCAAATCTTCTATGAGGAGATATAATGtatcttgttttcttcttctgcttttttgttttctattttcaaaactaACAAACAACCCAATATGTGTCCATGATGGTGCTTTTATGTCTCTCTGCAGTTATCTTTACAAACTACATGGATTACCCATTCGCTGATACTCTTGACtggaaaaaattttcaatagtACTGGGCGAGGATGAAGTGATTCAGCTCAAGGACACTCTTAAAGGCATACGAGAAGCTGATTTCACCGTAATGCAAAACAACTTACGCAAGGTAAACTTTATAgcaaatgattgatttaatcatttttatatgCAAAACAACACATgttatatttaattgaaatggaatatgaataacaaaaacaaagtttGAACTCAAGACATGATATGTCATGCATGCATTATAACATTGTCCTTTGCTTAGTTCTCTAATTGAGCACCATTGATGTTTCCAACATTGATATGTTTTGAAGGTTGGATTAGAAAGTGAGTTATGTTTGAAAATCTGCTACCTTTGTGAATCAGGTCCAGAAGCACTTCCAATGGAACTCACCTCCACTCAGATACGATGCATTCAACATGGTATTGTACGATCTCAGTGTCCTCACCAATGTTTGACTGCAACTTTTAcgaagcttttctttttttgtctctaTATTCAACTTCCCTGCTTCAGTATCAAGTAGAAATAGGAGATTATTAACACTTCTGTCACAAAACCTTGAGGAATAAAGTGTTGTATTTTGACCAAATGTATATCTAAAACATTTCTTTTGTCTCATTAAAAGGAATTTTTTAGATAAAGAACTTAACCTCTCAACTTCCATTACTTTTACAATTATctcataaagttcaaaaactttcaatttaatgtatgaaatttctaattttttgcaatttataaacaacaatttcaatttctatctaaactaattctatcttaacctagtttcaaattgtttgtgaatttgaaattgaaaacagaacaaataaaattaataaaaagataaatgctaaggtttcagaattcgtactcaccaaatcaaagcacacatcattatgtttgttcatacatccaaatttcaataaaatcataTGCATGTTCTAATGTTCATAAAATTaacctattgaaagattcaatgaatccatccattgtacaaatcacaaaacataTCCAACTTAAATCAAAAGCATCTAATGTATCCATTTGATTAAcgaaagacaatggatatccaatttaaatcaaaaaattcaaTGTATCCGTCAGataaaacacaatgaatatctaacgttttcacaatttataaaaaacaatcaatcacaattttctcacataattgaattgaaatgaacatacattacattaaatgtcggaattgtatgaacaaaacataaagatgtgcaaacaaatcaatggtgagtcttcatcttcaactttagttgaagatttagcctctcatgataacagaatcataaagaaaactaaatgaattcattaaaattatagaacttacaaaagaattcgagttcaaAGTGACAAAATGCCTAGAAAACATGAAAACGACAAAGAACAGTGCCCGTGGCGTGTCTCCGTTcatttacaatgaaaaaaaaatgatatttataatgttatttTAAGGTTTCAGCGCTGTCAGGTCAGACGAGTGCGCTTGAGCACATActaggtgcactcgatcgcacttgagcATGCACTTTTTCCACTTTTGATGCAGGCGTGTGCACACTAATGGTTGGATGATGGGtgcgggtgcgctcgatcgcattaaatgtgcgctcgagctcactACCGTTCGAAATCAGCCAACTTTTGTGAAATATAACTTCGTAGATCTTTGAACTAACTTTCCAATGACACAAAGATCGATTCACTCTGAGttctacaactctagatatggcctttttagtgggactgtcgagtgcgaatcatcgctcgatccaaatttgctaccaatgctcTCTGATGTGTCTTAAGCCCTAGAATTAATAAAATgagttgcatttttccctttaaagcttttatatatctttttgcaGTTTGTTGGGTTATGAACTAGCTTACTATTTATTGAGCAGTCC
This window encodes:
- the LOC132177980 gene encoding probable glycosyltransferase At5g03795: MARTNSLSATIFNHPPYRLRTSIILYLRFMRICYGIILAVFLFLIYKFQHQASAGIASGSGEVFRFPETRSTYDRMENYLKIYIYRDRDPGAYFQSPRELTGMYGSEAYFFKNIKESRFLTTNPLKAHLFFIPISWHQMRTRGTSYEKMITIVENYVQGLISKYPFWNRTDGANHFFLICHDIGLEVAEGVPVFIKKNLIRLVCPATYETHSLPFRDIPLPPVNQSFSHPPGGNDLFHVNSLHPWAGIPNSKIRASLEQQWKDVTELESERVWNDTAEGYLLLHDKIHRTKFCICPHGFPANTALIADSIRYGCIPVIFTNYMDYPFADTLDWKKFSIVLGEDEVIQLKDTLKGIREADFTVMQNNLRKVQKHFQWNSPPLRYDAFNMVLYDLSVLTNV